CAACCCGTATATCGAAAAGGCCGATTATGAGCTTCCAAAAACCACCTATGCCGTGACGTTTATCCAACCAAATGGGAGTTCGACCACAGTCGCAGTCGATCCAGAAAAGATTCCCTACGCTGAAACAGGGCTTCCGGGAAGCATTTTGGATATCGCGATGGGTCACGGAGTGGATTTGGAGCATGTCTGTGGTGGAGTTTGCGCCTGTTCGACTTGTCACGTCATTGTGAAGCAGGGGTTGGAAACCTGCAATGAAGGTACGGATGATGAGTATGATCAGCTGGACGAAGCTCCCATGACGACATTACAGTCTCGGCTCGGGTGTCAATGTGTACCGAACGGAACCAAGGATATCGTTGTCGAAATTCCAGCCGTGAATAAGAATCTTGTGCGGGAGGGACACTAATTCGTCCGTTCGTTGTAGCGTTAATCGTTATTGGTTAAACGCAAGAGAAGAATCCCGCGATTAACGGTTCGCGAATAACTCAGTTCAGTCGTACGTCTCTATCGTCATCTCCTTTCGGTTGTAACCTCCCTCCGTGAAATATGCACGGAGGGGATGGACGAAGGCTTTGGTGCCACAAATCATGGGAACGACTCTTGACTCTCCTTTCACCAGCGGCGTGAGCATGGCCACTGTTTTTTCCACTGCCTCCGACTCTCCGTTCTGGGCGACCAGCGGAACATAGTGGAAAGAGGGATGCTGCATGGCCATGGTGAGCCATTCCTGATGGAACAAGATCTCGTCTTCGTGTGGTGCCAGGGCAATCAATAAGACCGGAGTTTGGAGTTTGACGGAAAATATTTGTTTCAGCAGACAGCGTATCGGAACAAGACCCGTGTAGCGAGCGATCAGTAACAGTTTTCGATCGAGGAGTTGAGGTAGGATGAATTTTCCGTAAGGGCCTGATATGGGTACTTCATCTCCTGCCCTCAACCCATAGAGATAATTGGAACCCAGTCCACCTGCTACGCGATCAAATACCAGTGTTAAATAGCCAGATGGCGACGAAGGATCGGCCATGGAGTAGGCGCGGTTGAGCGGTGGCTTTGGTCCGACCGGCAATTTGAGGGACACCCATTGTCCCGGTTGAAAGGAAATCTTGCTGGTCTTGGGCTTAACCACGATCTGGCGGACGTGGGGTGTGAGATCCGTGATCGCAGTACCGTGGCAGGCTGCGAAAGTTCGGCCATCCTCACCTTCCGGCTTCGTCATAGCAGAAGCCGTCAGAAGATGGAAGCAGCAAGGCGATGTACAAGGATTTTCACTGCATGGTATAGATGTGTGGTCTGTTGTGTGGGGAAAAGGGACCGCCCATCATGAGTGAGGTTCGCGTCAGGTTCGCCCCCAGTCCGACAGGATTTCTCCACATCGGAGGAGTGCGCACGGCGCTGTTCAATTGGCTCTTTGCTCGGCAGCAACGCGGTGTGTTTATCCTGCGTATCGAGGATACCGATCAAAGTCGCTCGACGGATGAATCGATTCAGGCCATTATCGATGGAATGAAGTGGGTCGGACTCGATTGGGATGAAGGACCGTTCCGCCAGACAGAACGGATGGATCTCTATCGCAGTCATGCGATGAAGTTGTTTGAGGCTGGGCATGCCTACTGGTGTGTGTGTAAGGCCGAAGAGTTGGAGGCTCGACGAAAAGAAGCGG
This region of Nitrospira sp. genomic DNA includes:
- a CDS encoding 2Fe-2S iron-sulfur cluster-binding protein — translated: MGGTNPYIEKADYELPKTTYAVTFIQPNGSSTTVAVDPEKIPYAETGLPGSILDIAMGHGVDLEHVCGGVCACSTCHVIVKQGLETCNEGTDDEYDQLDEAPMTTLQSRLGCQCVPNGTKDIVVEIPAVNKNLVREGH
- a CDS encoding FAD-dependent oxidoreductase, which produces MTKPEGEDGRTFAACHGTAITDLTPHVRQIVVKPKTSKISFQPGQWVSLKLPVGPKPPLNRAYSMADPSSPSGYLTLVFDRVAGGLGSNYLYGLRAGDEVPISGPYGKFILPQLLDRKLLLIARYTGLVPIRCLLKQIFSVKLQTPVLLIALAPHEDEILFHQEWLTMAMQHPSFHYVPLVAQNGESEAVEKTVAMLTPLVKGESRVVPMICGTKAFVHPLRAYFTEGGYNRKEMTIETYD